From Xyrauchen texanus isolate HMW12.3.18 chromosome 36, RBS_HiC_50CHRs, whole genome shotgun sequence, one genomic window encodes:
- the LOC127629847 gene encoding claudin-4-like: MDMDIQIEFFGFGLACAGWFSAILTRFLPMWNVSGTVNNTTTTLPLYWDGVWLNWQHHRTGSLHCTFYQSLLPLTEHFTAWKILLIVSVGMGFIAMAVYPVGWIRYPKNVRFKAASGPAFVICGLLLMVVISWATHLTEGNLKIGVSLTREWAAAIFIGWVGTALLMVGGGVLSIICFKAVRKQREERRPATLEPGAQYPFHTINSSVYG; this comes from the coding sequence ATGGATATGGATATACAAATTGAGTTTTTTGGCTTTGGGCTGGCCTGTGCAGGGTGGTTTAGTGCTATCCTCACAAGATTTCTGCCCATGTGGAACGTAAGTGGAACGGTAAACAACACCACAACAACGCTTCCATTATACTGGGATGGAGTGTGGCTAAACTGGCAACACCACCGGACTGGCAGCCTCCACTGCACCTTCTATCAGTCTCTACTGCCTCTAACTGAGCATTTCACCGCCTGGAAAATTCTCCTCATTGTGTCCGTAGGAATGGGATTTATCGCTATGGCAGTTTACCCTGTAGGCTGGATAAGATATCCTAAGAATGTGCGGTTTAAAGCAGCTTCCGGGCCGGCGTTTGTAATTTGTGGGCTGCTGTTAATGGTGGTGATCTCCTGGGCTACACATTTAACGGAGGGGAATTTGAAGATTGGCGTCTCCCTGACACGGGAATGGGCAGCAGCGATCTTCATTGGCTGGGTGGGCACGGCACTGCTTATGGTTGGTGGTGGAGTGCTGAGcattatttgttttaaagcagTACGGAAGCAAAGAGAGGAAAGGAGACCAGCAACTTTAGAGCCAGGGGCACAGTATCCATTCCACACCATAAACAGTTCTGTTTATGGATGA